Proteins from a single region of Pseudomonas quebecensis:
- the hisA gene encoding 1-(5-phosphoribosyl)-5-[(5-phosphoribosylamino)methylideneamino]imidazole-4-carboxamide isomerase, translated as MLIIPAIDLKDGACVRLRQGRMEDSTVFSDDPVSMAAKWVEGGCRRLHLVDLNGAFEGQPVNGEVVTAIAKRYPNLPIQIGGGIRSLETIEHYVKAGVSYVIIGTKAVKDPAFVAQACRAFPGKVIVGLDAKDGFVATDGWAEISTVQVIDLARQFEADGVSAIVYTDIAKDGMMQGCNVPFTAALAAATKIPVIASGGIHNLGDIKSLLDAKAPGIIGAITGRAIYEGTLDVAEAQAFCDGYAARSKS; from the coding sequence ATGCTAATTATCCCCGCTATCGATCTCAAGGACGGCGCCTGCGTACGTCTGCGCCAAGGCCGCATGGAAGATTCCACCGTGTTCTCCGATGACCCGGTGAGCATGGCTGCCAAATGGGTGGAAGGGGGCTGCCGTCGTCTGCATCTGGTGGACTTGAACGGCGCCTTCGAAGGCCAGCCGGTCAATGGTGAAGTCGTCACCGCCATCGCCAAGCGCTACCCGAACCTGCCGATCCAGATCGGCGGCGGTATCCGCTCTCTGGAAACCATCGAGCATTACGTCAAGGCCGGCGTGAGCTACGTGATCATCGGCACCAAGGCGGTCAAAGACCCGGCGTTTGTCGCCCAAGCCTGTCGCGCGTTTCCCGGCAAAGTGATCGTGGGCCTGGATGCCAAGGACGGTTTCGTCGCCACCGACGGCTGGGCTGAGATCAGCACCGTGCAGGTGATCGACCTTGCCAGGCAGTTCGAAGCCGATGGCGTGTCCGCCATCGTTTATACCGACATCGCCAAAGACGGCATGATGCAGGGCTGCAACGTGCCGTTCACCGCGGCACTGGCGGCGGCGACGAAGATTCCGGTGATCGCTTCCGGCGGTATCCACAACCTGGGTGACATCAAGTCACTGCTGGACGCCAAGGCCCCCGGCATCATTGGCGCCATCACCGGCCGTGCGATCTATGAGGGCACGCTGGACGTGGCTGAAGCTCAAGCTTTTTGTGATGGCTACGCGGCCAGGTCCAAGTCGTAG
- a CDS encoding DUF2164 domain-containing protein: MARKPKPPILTLTPEQESEATVKIKRFMEDRFELKLGSFEVAEILELFTTEVAPHYYNRAIFDTQTLLKERFESIESDLWSLEKSS; encoded by the coding sequence GTGGCCAGGAAGCCGAAACCGCCGATCCTGACCCTCACGCCCGAACAGGAGAGTGAGGCGACCGTCAAGATCAAGCGATTCATGGAGGACCGCTTCGAGCTCAAATTGGGCTCGTTCGAGGTCGCCGAGATTCTTGAGCTGTTCACCACCGAAGTGGCTCCGCACTATTACAACAGGGCGATTTTCGATACGCAGACGCTCCTTAAAGAACGGTTCGAAAGCATAGAAAGCGACCTGTGGTCGCTTGAAAAGAGCAGCTGA
- the hisH gene encoding imidazole glycerol phosphate synthase subunit HisH → MQTVAVIDYGMGNLHSVAKALEHVGAGKVLITSDAKVIREADRVVFPGVGAIRDCMAEIRRLGFDSLVREVSQDRPFLGICVGMQALLDNSEENEGVDCIGLFPGQVKFFGKDLHEDGEHLKVPHMGWNEVRQTVDHPLWHEVPDMARFYFVHSYYIAAAKPGQVVGGGHYGVDFAAALADGSRFAVQFHPEKSHTHGLQLLQNFAAWDGRW, encoded by the coding sequence ATGCAGACGGTCGCGGTTATCGATTACGGCATGGGTAACCTGCACTCGGTGGCCAAGGCCCTCGAGCACGTAGGCGCCGGCAAGGTGCTGATCACCAGCGATGCCAAGGTGATTCGCGAAGCCGACCGTGTGGTGTTCCCAGGCGTTGGCGCGATTCGCGATTGCATGGCCGAGATCCGCCGCCTGGGCTTTGACAGCCTGGTGCGTGAAGTCAGCCAGGACCGCCCGTTCCTCGGCATCTGCGTGGGCATGCAAGCCTTGCTCGACAACAGTGAAGAGAACGAAGGCGTCGACTGCATCGGCCTGTTCCCAGGCCAGGTGAAGTTTTTCGGCAAAGACCTGCATGAAGACGGTGAACACCTGAAAGTCCCGCACATGGGCTGGAACGAAGTCCGCCAGACCGTGGATCACCCGCTGTGGCACGAAGTGCCGGACATGGCGCGTTTCTACTTCGTCCACAGCTACTACATCGCCGCCGCCAAGCCCGGCCAGGTGGTGGGTGGCGGGCACTACGGCGTCGACTTTGCCGCAGCGCTGGCCGACGGTTCGCGGTTTGCCGTGCAGTTCCACCCGGAGAAAAGCCATACCCATGGCCTGCAATTGCTGCAGAACTTCGCCGCGTGGGACGGGCGCTGGTAA
- the hisB gene encoding imidazoleglycerol-phosphate dehydratase HisB: MVERMASVERDTLETQIKASINLDGTGKARFDIGVPFLEHMLDQIARHGLIDLDIVCKGDLHIDDHHTVEDVGITLGQAFAKAIGDKKGIRRYGHAYVPLDEALSRVVIDFSGRPGLQMHVPYTRATVGGFDVDLFQEFFQGFVNHALVSLHIDNLRGTNTHHQIETVFKAFGRALRMAVELDERMAGQMPSTKGVL; encoded by the coding sequence ATGGTCGAACGTATGGCGTCCGTCGAGCGCGACACTCTGGAAACCCAGATCAAAGCCTCGATCAACCTGGATGGCACCGGAAAGGCCCGATTTGATATCGGCGTCCCTTTTCTTGAGCACATGCTGGACCAGATCGCCCGTCACGGGTTGATCGACCTGGATATCGTCTGCAAGGGCGACCTGCATATCGATGACCACCACACCGTGGAAGACGTCGGCATCACGCTCGGGCAGGCGTTTGCCAAAGCCATCGGCGACAAAAAAGGCATCCGTCGCTACGGTCACGCCTATGTGCCGCTGGACGAAGCGCTGTCGCGCGTGGTGATCGACTTCTCCGGCCGCCCTGGCCTGCAGATGCACGTGCCATACACCCGCGCCACCGTGGGCGGCTTCGATGTCGACCTGTTCCAGGAATTCTTCCAGGGCTTCGTTAACCACGCCCTGGTCAGCCTGCACATCGACAACCTGCGCGGCACCAATACCCACCACCAGATCGAAACCGTGTTCAAGGCTTTCGGCCGCGCGCTGCGCATGGCCGTGGAGCTGGATGAGCGCATGGCCGGGCAAATGCCCTCGACCAAGGGCGTGCTGTAA